The following coding sequences are from one Triticum aestivum cultivar Chinese Spring chromosome 5A, IWGSC CS RefSeq v2.1, whole genome shotgun sequence window:
- the LOC123104665 gene encoding uncharacterized protein, translated as MADPTKEKSGDSSVDKLYEILSKVFEQQQQQLKMVPKAIKYALEPNPVKLAGPSNYISWARHAQLIMSSHGYEELLSVDEEKLKSGTSTKQINDRVLVWLLGSMEPPIREQVETMTTIFEVWKALEKQFSGKSNKMQATRIMRELTNLKQGSKSVTEYAGEMKRLYRELHYYHPFEPVDKNDMAVHHTWFEPFVGKLFLDGLNQEFDLRRQLIFSKTEWLSLDDIISSVIEEETRLAQPKEHGQEKSDARAALSIQARRAPKSFGKIDKSKLFCNHCKRPGHTKDACFELHDYPTWWEKGKSQPRGGQGAHKRQANLTTSKGELPVIDVRALEDFTSKLRLSEDLSSSQDSSKVESSFHATSHKGARDRETIGDWDRT; from the exons ATGGCAGATCCAACCAAGGAGAAATCAGGGGATTCTAGTGTGGATAAGTTGTATGAGATTTTAAGCAAAGTATttgagcagcaacagcaacaactcAAAATGGTTCCTAAAGCAATCAAGTATGCACTTGAGCCTAATCCAGTAAAGTTGGCTGGACCGAGCAATTACATCAGCTGGGCGCGTCATGCCCAGTTAATTATGAGTTCTCATGGCTATGAAGAATTGCTTAGTGTTGATGAAGAGAAATTGAAAAGTGGCACTAGCACAAAACAGATTAATGATAGAGTGTTGGTCTGGTTATTAGGAAGCATGGAACCACCTATTCGAGAACAAGTTGAGACTATGACTACTATATTTGAAGTGTGGAAAGCTTTGGAGAAGCAATTTTCAGGAAAGTCAAATAAGATGCAAGCTACTCGCATCATGCGTGAGTTGACTAACTTGAAGCAAGGCTCGAAATCAGTAACTGAGTATGCAGGTGAGATGAAGAGATTGTACAGGGAGTTGCATTATTACCACCCTTTTGAGCCTGTTGACAAGAATGACATGGCTGTTCACCATACCTGGTTTGAACCGTTTGTGGGCAAGCTCTTCCTCGATGGCCTAAATCAGGAGTTTGATCTCCGTCGTCAGCTTATATTCTCCAAGACTGAATGGCTAAGCCTTGACGATATCATTTCCAGTGTGATTGAGGAGGAGACTCGTCTTGCTCAACCCAAGGAGCATGGTCAAGAAAAATCAGATGCACGTGCAGCCCTATCCATACAAGCTCGTCGTGCTCCTAAGTCCTTTGGTAAAATAGATAAAAGCAAACTTTTTTGCAACCATTGCAAAAGGCCTGGACACACAAAGGATGCATGCTTTGAGCTGCATGACTATCCAACTTGGTGGGAAAAAGGAAAGTCTCAGCCAAGGGGAGGTCAGGGAGCTCATAAAAGACAAGCTAACCTCACTACATCCAAGGGGGAGCTACCGGTGATAGATGTGCGAGCTCTTGAGGATTTCACCTCCAAGCTTAGACTCTCAGAAGACTTGTCTTCCTCCCAGGATTCCTCTAAAGTTGAATCTAGTTTCCATGCTACTTCACACAAAG GAGCTAGGGACAGGGAGACTATTGGGGACTGGGACCGTACATGA